The following nucleotide sequence is from Chelmon rostratus isolate fCheRos1 chromosome 11, fCheRos1.pri, whole genome shotgun sequence.
GATAGTGTTGATTTTGAAGGCTGTGGTTATGGTGCAAATTATCTGTATTTTGTTATTCAGGCACTTGTTTTGTCTCCTCCTTTTATTAAAGGTTAACATTATTATAGTGATTATTTTTAGAAATACCTTGTGTACATTATAACTGCCTTGAAGGTTGGATTTAATGCAGAGGTGAACCTAATAACTAAAGAACTTAGTTTATACTGATTTGATATTGGTATTATAATATTGTACAATACCAGATATTTCAGGTTGTTATAGGATTGTAATTGTTATGTGTGATTTTGCTTGAATGTTGTCAGTTGGCTCCATGGTTAGGCCATGTAATAATGGGATCATAACAGAGAATAATGAGCTTCTACATTTTAAGTTGTCATCATCATGCTGTATTCATGTGTTGCTAGCATTTTTAAGGGTCGGTTTGTCAATAAGTGACAGTAAagcttctgtgtctgtgttttctcttgtgaGCTGTGTGCGccctttgtttctgtgtcagctgaCAGCACGGGGAGTGtgtgctgtttcctgttcaACTCTGATCTCCCTGTTAGCCAAGCACCATATCCTGCTGAGGAAGTGCTGACTCTGTAACTGTCGCACATACTGCTGTGGTTCTTAATTATCTATGTGTTTCAACACCACTAGCCATTCAGTCCTGCATTGAGtctttacatattttattgagCCTTCATATCATCCAGAATAGAATGGAAAAACAGCAACCACACACAAGCACGTGCCAGAGATTGTTTGTGTAAAGGCTGTGAATTCATCTATTGCATACATTCTGCATTGTTCTTTATTTGAAAACTGCCTTTGCATCTCCATCCTGACCACTgatgatgttttatgttttatttattgttttatgccTCAAATTCTTcccctgtgtgttttcacagctcCGTGCCCAGAATCAGGTGCTGAAGAAGGCAGTTGTGGATGAACAGGCCAGCTCTTGCTCCCTAAAGGTACAGTGACGTACAGAACAGGAATAATCATCTTGGTCAGAGATGCAGCTGCAATGTACAGTTTCAAGCCTGATGCAGGCTACATAATAAAGCCACAACTATCAAGCTTTTTTTGGAATTCACATTACATCAGTTCATCAAGTTTCTAATGGACAAGTGTTTTCATATTAACTAGACAAATCCAGATGATCACCTAATCTGACCAGTACTTGTTGCAATGTTGCCATGAGTTAGAATGAAGGTGCACATTGACAACCACAGTATTTGCCAGGTAAACTTTCTTTTTCAATCAAAACTCCAAATTCTGCAGCAATGCATAGATCAGCATTATCCCAATTTAAAGGCAGTGCTTTTTTAATGCTTTGGTTTGTAAGAAGATGTCTGACACGTGTTTGTCATTATCGTCAAcaggagcagctgaagcagagggACCAGAGCCTGAGGAagcaggagcaggagatggaCAGTCTCAGCTTTAGGAACCAACAGCTGGCCAagagggtggagctgctgcaagAGGAGCTAGCTGTTAGTGAAGCCAAGGGCAAAAAGGGGAAGGTGATCATGTGGGGTGATCAAGGAAGTGGCTGCGTGGTTGGGTAGAGGGAACAGGATGTATCGTGTATTGCATCAGAAATTAATCTGATAACAGAAACATACGTTTTTTAAGAGTGATTATGACATTTTGTCAATTAAACACTAATGTTTGTAGAGCTAGAAGATTGTGAGTAACCCCTGTTTTACCTCGACCTCCTCCAGAATAAAGGAGACTCCCCCTCACAGCATGGCCTGGAGACCCAGAGCGTTTTTGATGAGGACCTGCAGAAAAAGATTGAAGAGAACGAGCGACTTCATATCCAAGTAAGCAGCCACGTTGTGCCTACATtgatctgttttgttctgtataTCCAGTTAATGTACTGGGTAGGCCAGGTGATATCTCAGCTTTCTGCTGTATTCTCATTAGTTCTACGAGGCAGACGAGCAGCACAGGAGGCAGGAGGCTGAGCTGAAGGCCCGACTacaggagctggagaaagaCTCTGAGCAGCACCAGGCTGTCGTGGACGGACTCACAGCTAAGTACATGGACACAATCGAGCGGCTGCAGAGTGACAAAGCACGTTTAGAGGTGAGAataggcagcagcagcaggaggaggatggagaacaTGATGCACACGTTCTGTTTGAagtttgttaaaatgtgtgtgtttttctttttcataggTGAAAGCACAGACCCTGGAGAGGGAAGCAAAGGAGTGCAGAATGCGAACAGAAGAGTGGTACGTCCTCCAATTTATTCACAGTTTGAGAATAATCAAATCCACCAGTGTGGTGTCAGAAGGCCTAATGATGTGTATATACCGATAACTTCTTTAGATGGTTGTAGATCCCCATACTATATACAATTAAAGCAGAGTTCAGGTAAATTCTTAATTTGAGAGAACTGGATTATGATTCTGTAACTCCATTTAGACTCACAGTTTGTAGCTAAAGTACTTTTGACATAAACCGTGGAAATATACATATTTATCTactttggttgtttttattgacCAAGTAAAATGCACAATTTCACCCATTAATCTTTTTTGCCCTTTCTgtgcagtcagcagcagttgAGGCGGTGCCAGTCAGAGCTGAacagacaggtgaaacaaagcagcagtgtgatCCAGGAGAAAGTGCCCTTCAACGACACCAGTGAGTATCTGGCACTGAGCCACATGGACAAAGACGATCTGCTACAGAGTAGACATCCGTTTGAGAACATTTATGTCTGTCACTGATACCATAACTTTCTGCTAGGAGTAAATAGTGTAATGCTACACCAAACTAATATTGCACACAAGGAGACAAGAGGCTTTtaagctgtgtttgttgtgtcaATACAGTTCAGTGCAGGGACTGAGGTTCTGCCCTGGTTTCACTGCTTTTTTCTCCCACCCTGCAGAATTTAGCGACTACAACAGCCTAAACGTGCCACCACACAATCGAAGGCACCAGGTGAGTGAAAACACCAGACCGATtaatctgccagttattttctcGATTATTCAGCTGGTCAGTAGAGTTTCAGAAGATAGTTAAAAGGGCCTTTTACATTCTCCTtaggtgatgtcttcaaatgcgTTGTTGTTTTGCCAaaaccagcagtccaaaacccaaagacactCAAATTACTATATGTAACACAAAGAAACGAAGCAAATCTGCACAATTCAGAAGGTGGAACTTCAGAAAGTTTGTTAGTTTTGCTTAATAATGACTTTAAAATCAATTAtaaaaatagttgctgattaatgtTGTTTTGACTGACTAATCAGTGAATCATTTGGCAGAAATACATACCAAATATCACGGATTAGTTCAGACAGCTGAgcttggtttttttttggttgtttgtttgttttagacaTGACTATAGCGTTGAGTGTGTGGCTTGTGTGTTCTTTCTGTGGTTGTAGCTCAAGGCCCGGGACGTGGCAGGTCAGGCGCTGAGCTTTATTCAGGACCTTGTGGCTGCTCTGTTGAACTTCCACTCATATACAGAACAGAGAGTGCACATCTATCCCCGGGACTCCTCCATTGAACCCATCTCCCCTCTGAACCAGAAGGTGAAGCATCCACACACGAGAAACACAAACTGCCTGTTAAATTACACATGTACATAAACGTGAACTATAAAAGACAGTAGAAGTGGTTTGACATGTAGAATGTGTAACATTCAGTGTACACGCTTAAATACCTGTCTCCGTCTAGTTTTCTCAGTATCTACATGAGAACGCGGCCTATGTGCGCCCCCTGGAGGACAGCTTCCTGCAGTTACACCAAAGCATCACAGAGGACACGGTCACAGTACTGGTGAGTGTTTTTTGGACAGGGGCATTGTGTGGGCTTGTTCATGATGCCCGCTGATAATCAGCCACTtattatgtttcttttttcatctctcttGAATTGAAGGAGACTGTGGTCAAGCTGAAGAGCTTCGCTGATAATTTCTCCTCATACACCCACTTTCTGCAAAAGATTCTTCCCTACCAGCTGAAAAGGTCAgcgctgtgtgtgcgtgcgtgcctgcgtgtgtgtggtaGAGAAATCCAGTGGAGTACACTGTATTGATGGCTATCTTCTCCTTTCAGCCTGGAAGAAGAGTGCGAAGCACCTCTTTGTACTGCTGCCCTTACTGCAAAAAaccaggagctgcagagtgacATGAAGAGAGTAACATCCGTGTTTGAGAAGCTGCACAGCTACATCAACATTTTGGCCTTACCCAGTATGTTAACAAAGGCAGAAATGCACATGTCACAGATGAGCTGATACAGCTGAAGTGTTTTATAGCTAGACCTAAAATTTCTGTGTATTATAATGCTTCTGTGGAGTGATACAACGTGCTTGTTTTACAAACATATGCAACGTGTCTCAGGTGTTCGTCAGGATGCCGTGCCACAGAGCAGCACCTCAGCTGTCTTCACCCAGCTGGCTGCCTGCCTACACAGTCTTCACGATGCCATTAAAGGTGAGCAGCACCGTGAACCTTTTCTTTCCAGACCCGGAGCCATTGACAAGCAGCGTGACGCAGCAGCATGATTCCCTCAAGCAACCACCTGGTTGCTGCTGCCATTCATAAAAGTCAGACTCTCTTTTGTTTTCGCAACAATACCCACCAGCTCGGTTTTTGAAGAGTAAATATCCAGAGGCTTCAACGTAGCGTCTGTCTCACTGCAACGTCAAATGGAAGTATGATTTAGTGCTGGCTGGCAGAgcagagttgtgtgtgtggctgccaCATTTAACTGAGAGGAAATGTCTTTATGAAATGAATgcctttctctgtttatcttGGTTCTTGTGGGGGCAGTGACTGTGGCTATATATACACTAAAAGGCCTGCAgttttataatatataattctGGAAAATCTGTTACACATCATTTACATACCAATAAGTAAGGGAGTGTCACCTGACAGCCGCCATTTGATCTCAAAAGATGATTAACATGTCATATTTAGCTGGTGAAGCTGAAGACGCAAAGCCAGTTGATGCTGTAAAtgcctctctgttctgttccctctctgtgtgtccagaGATGTCAAAGCACTACAACCAGAAGGCTAGCTTGGAGCAGGAGCTCCCCACCGTCACCCAGAAGCTGTGTACCACGTCAGAGTGCCTGCTTGGATCTTTGGGCTCTCTGACCAGTGGCACCGCCAAGGTATGACCAACAGGGGGCAGGCAGCAGCCAGCTTTATATTTCCTATATCATATGTTCGAACAGCACTTGTTATTTGCTGTCTCTAATGcgtaaaaaaaaagcttaatagTGAGTGCCTTTGAGTTTTCACTGCAACTGGATCACGTTGGTAATTTCCTACTAATGTGATAGCACAGAACGGAAGGACTCAGGTGGGCAGCGGTTAAATGTTCAAAGATACTGTCCAAGTCACAGTTTGTACAGCTGCTCCCCAGTCAGAGCAAAGGGATAAATGATTTCTCTTTGTGAATCAAGCGAACCGTTGGCTGAGATGTGTCTGCTGATGGGATGCACAGTCCGGTGGGTTGCAGCGTTGAGTAGCGCGCTGGCACATGATGCGTGGAGAGAGCTGCATTTTGAGTGTGATCATCTCTGCAGGCAGAAGGCTCAAATGCTCAGACATTTATCATCCTGGACACTTGGTGGTGTAATCATCTCTGTGCTGTAAACACATCAGTTAATTTGAGGCTAAACAGAAAGATGAGTATTATCATTGAGGAATGCAGGTATTAATTAGCGTTTCTTTAGGAAAGGAGGCTGCATGCTCTTTTTGGTGTGAATGATATGAGACATTATGtcacatgtttgcttttttttcccagattGCCACTTTCTTCAGCAACAACTTGGACTTCTTCACATCATCAGGCTACAGTCCAAgaggcagcacagcagctctcaACCCTTTGCAAGCAGAGAGTATGCTGGCCAACAAAAAGAAAGCAGCTGCCTATATGCATGCTGTCAAAAAGGTTAGTGTAGGCTTAAATCTGCTGGTTATTTCCAGGTTGCGGCTCATGACAAATGGTGACCAAGCCTTTGCTGCTAACCCCCTAAGACTTTGGAACATTCTTATataatttttatgttttatctgGTTTTATCTCTCCACTTTTGctattttatatgtttatttccctttttgttttatgattCAATTTCTTGTTTTGACTTAGCTTTTATTatctgcttttccttttccatGGAAAGGTTGTTATTAAGAATAGTGCCATACAAATCAAGATAATAGTAGatattatatacatttttttttgataaatgactgctatatgtcttcttttgtttcttcattCAGCCTAGGCCACAGTCTGTTCCATACAGAGAAGCCCTGTCAAATCGTCGTATACTTACCAGCTCGACTGAGAGCAGAGAAGGTCTCACTCAGCAGGTATGACACTCAGCGCAAAAACTCCCTCTGTGAACCATTTCTGTTGGTTCAGAATTGAGTAACTTCAAAATTTTGCTAATGGTTTTTTAAAGAGGTCACATCTGGCCAAGAGCAACAGCCAGGCACTCATTGACCTGTGGACAGTGTAACCTTGTATGAGTCAAGCTAACAGGAACATAATAACACAGAGATAACGTCAAAAATAGTTCCACATGCTGATTGTGGCTTTGTGTTCTTTGAGTCACAGTAAGATTAAAAAGCAAACTGGAAGTcaagtaaaactgaaaacagcagaacaacagcATCGATGGTTTCTCAGGAAAACGGGACAATATTTAAAAGTTGGTCATAAAAGTACAAGACTTATTTAACACGAGCAGAAATCTCAGTCTTAGAATAATACAGCACATGAGCTGCAGTGTTGCTCTTTAGGGACAGGGTGTGAAAAGCTTGGCCAGTGAGCCTGTGCTTCTTGTGTCCTAAGCAAGTTCAAagcattttatttctcttttcttttgtgaaTGCGTCCATTGGTCCACATCAACCTGCTTCAATTTGTCACTTCAGTATCAATTTTACTATTACCAGTACAAACTCATAAAATTCATGTATAAACATAAAACTCATTGAGCTTTTACCTCTCGAGCCTCCATGTTTTGGAAGGAACAATTTAAAGACTTCAcaatgtttctgtcattttaattcCATTGATCagatttaaaaatgtgctttaaaaataCCCAAAGATTGTATTATTTGCAAACTGCTTTGTTATACAGTTTCACCATTTCTTCCAAAATGCTGCTGCCCTTTCACTTCCCCCAATCATTGCTCAGCCCTCGTCCCGCAAGCTCACTgtccgctcctctcctctccccgtTGGCTTcctgcaggtgcagcagagcCAGGAGAAGATCGCTcggctggagcaggagaaggagcacTGGCTCCTTGAGGCCCAGCTGGGGAAGGTGCGGTTGGAAAAGGAGAACCAGCGCATTGCGGACCTGGAAGCGCAGCTCGCGGCAGCTCTAGGGGGAAGTCCAAACTCgcaagcagctgcagccagcacaCTCTCACAGAGCCATGAGGAGGCAGAGAATGAGCAGAAAGCTGCAGGGAAAGAGACAACGCTGTGCACCAGTCTGGTAC
It contains:
- the ppp1r21 gene encoding protein phosphatase 1 regulatory subunit 21 isoform X2; translation: MANVTDLQTKYSKLAQEYSKLRAQNQVLKKAVVDEQASSCSLKEQLKQRDQSLRKQEQEMDSLSFRNQQLAKRVELLQEELANKGDSPSQHGLETQSVFDEDLQKKIEENERLHIQFYEADEQHRRQEAELKARLQELEKDSEQHQAVVDGLTAKYMDTIERLQSDKARLEVKAQTLEREAKECRMRTEECQQQLRRCQSELNRQVKQSSSVIQEKVPFNDTKFSDYNSLNVPPHNRRHQLKARDVAGQALSFIQDLVAALLNFHSYTEQRVHIYPRDSSIEPISPLNQKFSQYLHENAAYVRPLEDSFLQLHQSITEDTVTVLETVVKLKSFADNFSSYTHFLQKILPYQLKSLEEECEAPLCTAALTAKNQELQSDMKRVTSVFEKLHSYINILALPSVRQDAVPQSSTSAVFTQLAACLHSLHDAIKEMSKHYNQKASLEQELPTVTQKLCTTSECLLGSLGSLTSGTAKIATFFSNNLDFFTSSGYSPRGSTAALNPLQAESMLANKKKAAAYMHAVKKPRPQSVPYREALSNRRILTSSTESREGLTQQVQQSQEKIARLEQEKEHWLLEAQLGKVRLEKENQRIADLEAQLAAALGGSPNSQAAAASTLSQSHEEAENEQKAAGKETTLCTSLVGMLCTTPTVEHVGDEESREQLIKTHYMARVGELTTQLQISDSKAVHFHSECRALAKRLAIAEKSRETLSEEVKLANQNITRLQDELATTKRSYEDQLSMMSDHLCSMNETLSKQREEIDTLKLGSKGNAKKNKGR
- the ppp1r21 gene encoding protein phosphatase 1 regulatory subunit 21 isoform X1 — translated: MANVTDLQTKYSKLAQEYSKLRAQNQVLKKAVVDEQASSCSLKEQLKQRDQSLRKQEQEMDSLSFRNQQLAKRVELLQEELAVSEAKGKKGKNKGDSPSQHGLETQSVFDEDLQKKIEENERLHIQFYEADEQHRRQEAELKARLQELEKDSEQHQAVVDGLTAKYMDTIERLQSDKARLEVKAQTLEREAKECRMRTEECQQQLRRCQSELNRQVKQSSSVIQEKVPFNDTKFSDYNSLNVPPHNRRHQLKARDVAGQALSFIQDLVAALLNFHSYTEQRVHIYPRDSSIEPISPLNQKFSQYLHENAAYVRPLEDSFLQLHQSITEDTVTVLETVVKLKSFADNFSSYTHFLQKILPYQLKSLEEECEAPLCTAALTAKNQELQSDMKRVTSVFEKLHSYINILALPSVRQDAVPQSSTSAVFTQLAACLHSLHDAIKEMSKHYNQKASLEQELPTVTQKLCTTSECLLGSLGSLTSGTAKIATFFSNNLDFFTSSGYSPRGSTAALNPLQAESMLANKKKAAAYMHAVKKPRPQSVPYREALSNRRILTSSTESREGLTQQVQQSQEKIARLEQEKEHWLLEAQLGKVRLEKENQRIADLEAQLAAALGGSPNSQAAAASTLSQSHEEAENEQKAAGKETTLCTSLVGMLCTTPTVEHVGDEESREQLIKTHYMARVGELTTQLQISDSKAVHFHSECRALAKRLAIAEKSRETLSEEVKLANQNITRLQDELATTKRSYEDQLSMMSDHLCSMNETLSKQREEIDTLKLGSKGNAKKNKGR